GAGAGAGGACTGTTGCACTCAAAAATAAACAAACTTCACCATGTCTGAACAAATAATCTTTAGCATATTGATGAACACGTAATGGTTTAAATGAAACTCCATCAGGCAATGGATCGATAATCCAGTTTTTAGGCTCATTTTCAAGATTTTCTTTAAGTTGTTTTAATCTAGCTATAGTAGAATTGATTCTATCAGCTTTATTTTTAGGTAAATCTTTTCTTTCAATATCACTGTATGAATCTTTAATAGCTTCAATTTCCATTATCCAATCTTTATAATCTTTTTCTTTAAGAATACTAGGATTAATTTTCTTTTTAATATCTTTTTCAAGTCTTTTATTGTATAAAGTAAGCTCCATTGTGTTCATTAATTTATTTTCAATATTATGAGCTTCATCAAGAATAAGAAGATTTCTAGGAGGAAAATGCTTTACATAATTCAATTCAAGTATTGCATAATCATAATTCATTAATGTAATAGGAGAATTTATTGCATTAGTTTTTTGTTGCCAATAATAGCAATGTTCATCATCCTGAAAAAAAGTTGGAACTCCGTATGCATCTTCAAAAGCTTCAGACCCTGTAAGATTTGGAGTTCTTGAAATTCCAAATTTACAAAAGAAGTTTCGAGAACTTGGAGTAGTTTTGCAAGTTCCGATATCACAGGTTGAATCTAAATTATCTTGTAAACAAGAAAAGTTCCCTCTTCCTTTAACCATTGGAAAATCAAACTCATTAAAATACTGAGCTTGTAATTGTTTTGTCATAGTGAGAATATAAGCTGACTGATACATTTTAGCTAAAGTAGTAGCTATAGCTGATTTTCCAGTACCAGTACCAGCTTCAAGAATGATATATTTATATCCATCTTCAATAGCTTCGTTAATATCAGATATAATTTCTAACTGCCCTTTTCTCGGAGTTTCAAAAGGAAAATTTTCAATTATCTCTTCACTAATATTTGGAAATTTATTCTTCAATTCTTTAACTCGTCCATCAGCCAATAAATTATCCTCAATAGAATAAGTATTTTGAATGCCAACTGATTCCATTTTCAATTCATTGTCTGATAAAACTAATTTAGAATTATTAGAATTAGCAAATTTATTTGATTTATATGAATTACGAGAATTATTAGAATTAGTAGAATTATATTTTGATTTAGACTTTTTTTGTATATTTCCACATACACAGTTATTTTTCATCATTCCACAATTTGGACAAAACAAAGAATTTGACATCAAAAATATATTAGTGATGGAAGTATAAATAAATGATAGCTAGTGGTCATGAAAAATAATATTAATTTAAGAAAAATATTTTTATTGTAAAAAATTGATTTATACTTAAAAAATTTATTTTAAATGCTTTTTTATATAATTATTTATATAATTTTAATTTATTAATATTTAATATAAAAGAATTATTTAATAAAATTAGTAAAACTAATAAAATCTATTTAATATGAAACTATATAATATGAAACTATTTAATATAAACTTTTAATATAAAAATATTTAATATAAAGATTATTTATAATAATTATTAAGATAATTAATAAAAAAATGGTGTTTAATTGACAAAACAAAAAGGAAAATTATTTGGAATTGGTATAGGGCCTGGAGACAGCGAACTTTTAACAATAAAGGCTGCTAAAATCCTTGAAACGATTCCAATAATATGTTCACCGAAATCATCACCAAAAAAAGAGAGTATAGCCCTTTCTATTGTTAAGCCAATATTAAAAAGCAGAGAAAAAAGAGAAAAAGAAATAGAAAGGGAAAAAATAGAAGAAGAAGGAAATAAAAATAGTGATGTTCCCCAACTAAAGGTTTTAGAACCAATATTTCCTATGACTGAAGATAAAGAAACCTTAGAAAAACATTGGGACGATGCATCTAATTTAATAGCTAAACATCTGGATCAAGGGGTTGATGTAGCTTTTATCACTTTGGGAGATCCTTCTATTTATAGTACGTTTTCATATGTACAGAAAAGATTAGAAAATAAATATGAAATAGAAATGATTCCTGGAATTAATTCTTTTACAGCATGTGCTTCAAGTATAGGTAAGCCATTGGTAGAAAAAGATGAAATACTCATGGTAGTTCCAAAAATCGATGCTCGTTTGGAGAAACTACTTGAAGAAGGAAATAGTTTTGTTTTAATGAAAACTTCTAGAAATACAGAAGAATTAGAAGAAATAATACATAAACAAGATGGTAAAAAAGATATAATATCTGTCCAAAATTGTACAATGGAAAATGAGAAAATAATAGATGGTTTTCCAAAAAATAAGCCATATTTAACTACTACAATAGTTAAACTAAAAAAATAGAAAGTGAAAAGTCTATTTATAATAAAATAATACTTGAAATAAAAATTAGAGTTTTAAAAGCAATAATATAAAGTATACTATAAATATACTATAAAGTATACTTAAAATATGATTAAATAATTAAAAAATAATTAAAATATAGGTTAAATATATTTAAATATAGCTTAAATATAGGTTAAATAAGAATATAAAAAGAATTAAAAATCAAATAATCAAATTTTACTTGAAAAAGAATAATCCTAATTAAATAGGATATTCTAAATTGAAACAATGAAACTTGATTTCTGAATTATTCCAATGTTTCTACTTCAAATACACAGCGATTGTCTCCCATTGTGAAACAATGAGTTTCTGTCACTTTTAAATCTTTCTTCAAAAATGAAGATAAGATAGCTTCAATTATTCCTCCATCTAAATAACAAGCTGGTTTCCCTGTTTTTGGAAGTAATTCACACTCAAAACAATCATAAGATGTAATTTTAATTTTTTCTCCAAGATCAAATTCGATACGCCCCAAACCGTAATCTTCCCAAAATTCTTGCACGTTTTTAAGGAAGGTATCAACATCATCATCCTTAAGTTCCTCATATAAAGCTAAACCAATATGATAACCTGCTTCATACAATAAAGGGTTAATATTAATTCCTTCTTGGATTAAAGTAGAACGAAAAGTATGGAATAAAAGGCGAGAAAAGTCAAATTTATCAGAATCTTTTTTATTTATAATATTTTCTATTAAAAATTCTGTTTTTTGTTCTTTAAGTTCAAAAGGTTCAGGAACTTCAATCTCTCCCAAAAATCTAGAATTAATATAGAATATTTTTTTTCTTTGATCTTCTGGATCAAATTTAAAAGAAATAACTCCATCTTTTCTTAAAGATTTTAAATGAACAGAAACAGTAGATTTAGATTTTCCAGTATTTTTAACGATTTCATCAAATTCCATCTCACTATCTTTCAACATTGAGAGAATAACAAGTTTAACAGGACTTTTAATTACATTTACACCTATTTCTTTATGTCCTTTAGAAAAAATTTGAATAGGTTTTTGTTTTTTTGCTTCATTAATTTGGTCACTAATTTCCATATCGATACCCCTTTAAATTCAAGGATATTACTTATTATTAGTATTAATCAAGACTAATTAATACATAATTAATAGGACTTATAATATATTTATGTAATATATATTTAATATAATATCATTTTAAAAAATGTTATAATTTCATTATATCAGATTTTTAACTTCTTTAAAAATGTAAATATTAAAAACAGAAGAATTAATCTTAAATTAGCTTTAAATTAATATTTTAAATTAGTATTTTAAATTAGTACTCTTAATTAATAATTTTAATTAATATTCTTAATTAATATTTTAGAAAAAATATATTAAATAATATTTAAAATCATTCCATTACTGTTCGTCATAATATATATTGTTTACTTTGTAATTTCCACTATATAAACCTTTTCTTTAGAACAACCATATAAAATGTTAATAAAAGAGCTGATTATAATTATTAAGTGAATCAAAGATAATAAATTATTTAAAATGAAAAATTTAATTGTTTTAAAGGTTTTTATTAGAAATTAAACGAATAGAACAAATGAATAAAATCCAAACAGTTCGTATATAGTTAAAATTATAGATAAAACAAAAGATTGTTTCATATGATTAAATCTTGTCAATTAAATAACAAAATTTATATATGACTTAAT
This genomic window from Methanobrevibacter sp. TMH8 contains:
- a CDS encoding ATP-dependent DNA helicase, whose product is MSNSLFCPNCGMMKNNCVCGNIQKKSKSKYNSTNSNNSRNSYKSNKFANSNNSKLVLSDNELKMESVGIQNTYSIEDNLLADGRVKELKNKFPNISEEIIENFPFETPRKGQLEIISDINEAIEDGYKYIILEAGTGTGKSAIATTLAKMYQSAYILTMTKQLQAQYFNEFDFPMVKGRGNFSCLQDNLDSTCDIGTCKTTPSSRNFFCKFGISRTPNLTGSEAFEDAYGVPTFFQDDEHCYYWQQKTNAINSPITLMNYDYAILELNYVKHFPPRNLLILDEAHNIENKLMNTMELTLYNKRLEKDIKKKINPSILKEKDYKDWIMEIEAIKDSYSDIERKDLPKNKADRINSTIARLKQLKENLENEPKNWIIDPLPDGVSFKPLRVHQYAKDYLFRHGEVCLFLSATVLSHKMFSKWLGLNPNEVYHMKVDSPFPPEQRPIELNIAGKMSSNRIKRSAPKTLPILEAILNKHKNDKGLIHTNSYKCQDYIVKKLPSSRLISHTSQNRERVLNHFEKSEEPLVLASPSMSEGVDLPYDKCRFQIIYKVPFPYLGDEQVNMRMKRDRRWYAYKTVMTLMQAYGRGMRAEDDSCYTYILDGDIDILFKSPLYRSLVPQFFKEAVVDNDKF
- the cobI gene encoding precorrin-2 C(20)-methyltransferase is translated as MTKQKGKLFGIGIGPGDSELLTIKAAKILETIPIICSPKSSPKKESIALSIVKPILKSREKREKEIEREKIEEEGNKNSDVPQLKVLEPIFPMTEDKETLEKHWDDASNLIAKHLDQGVDVAFITLGDPSIYSTFSYVQKRLENKYEIEMIPGINSFTACASSIGKPLVEKDEILMVVPKIDARLEKLLEEGNSFVLMKTSRNTEELEEIIHKQDGKKDIISVQNCTMENEKIIDGFPKNKPYLTTTIVKLKK
- a CDS encoding V4R domain-containing protein yields the protein MEISDQINEAKKQKPIQIFSKGHKEIGVNVIKSPVKLVILSMLKDSEMEFDEIVKNTGKSKSTVSVHLKSLRKDGVISFKFDPEDQRKKIFYINSRFLGEIEVPEPFELKEQKTEFLIENIINKKDSDKFDFSRLLFHTFRSTLIQEGININPLLYEAGYHIGLALYEELKDDDVDTFLKNVQEFWEDYGLGRIEFDLGEKIKITSYDCFECELLPKTGKPACYLDGGIIEAILSSFLKKDLKVTETHCFTMGDNRCVFEVETLE